aatcaaataaataattaatatcaattacaaattcaatcaaataaaagtaaaataaaattctatgtAAAAAATTAAAGACTTTTTGGTTTTGAGCTTCTACCATGGTGTAGACTTCTTCGTTTTAAGCTTCTACCATGGTAGAAGCTCAAATAACATAAGTCCACACCATGGTGCGAGCTCAAAACAAAAAAGTCTAACTAATTTTTTTCGAAATAATTTTTTCAAATGTGGAGGGAAAAATTACAGACAATtatttaatatcattaataaaataaaaatagatttacatttcttttttaGCATTGAGACTTCTGCGTTTTAGGTTCATGTCATGGTAGAGACTTCTTCGTTTTAAGCGCCCACCATAGTAGAAGCTTAAACAATAGAAGTCTCCACCATGGTGCGAACTTAAAACGAAAAAGTCTAACTAATTTATTTCCTGAATAATTATTTCAATTCACCACTTAATTACCAAAACTATTCCGTATTTAATATTagtaatttaataaaaaaatagaattacatattttttttagcATGAGGACTTCTACGTTTTAAGCTGCCACCATGGTGTAGACTTCTTTGTTTTAAGCGTCCACCATGGTGGATGCTTAAAATGAAGAAGCCTCTGTAAGTTTTGgcagacaaaaaaaaattacctcttgggatGACGTGGATGTTCCCGGATGACTGGTACATGTAAGAATTTTGACGCATTTTTTCGCCGGAGATTTGCTTCGCTGGAAAAAGTGCTCGGTAGAGCCGCCGGATTTCGGATCACCGGAATTTTTGGTCGTCGGAATTTCTGTCGGAGGTCCGGCCTGAGTTGTGATTGCCGGAATGATGTAAGGTTGAAGGTGGGTTGTATGGTTGGAGGTAGATGGTGAGTGAAAGTAAGGTgaaaggtaaaaaaaaaatgaaggcgTAAGTATAGGGAGGTGTAGTTGTGACATTTACTAGGGAGGGTGAGTATTTATGGGACGGAGTTCAGTAAGCCCCTTTATATTTTTGGGATGTAGATTACTATGCACATGGTTGGAATTTGGAAAAACACATTCATCCCTTCTTCCTAATTCTCATCCAAGTAGCCAACTTTCAGAAAAATCTTTATCTCCAACTTAATTTCATACTTCAATAATTTCCTTATCAAATTTCGTTTTCATTGTTACCataaaattgataattaaacCGTTGTTTCTCGATCTCCCTAATTTCCCTACATATACAATTTACAAGAACTTTCATTTTCACAAATAAAAATACAAGCTTAAATTGATTGCTACAAAACATGTACGGAGGGCTACACATTTTAAGTGATTTCATTACTATCTTTTTTAATCCTATCACTTTGGCAAATTTTTATGATCAAGTAaatgttttttatttaataaaaattagatATTTGATTAAAGTAATGAATAGAGGACCCCGTCTTAAAAAATTACACTGGGTTCTATTATCGTGGCGGAATCGTAGCCCAGTCCCTGTTAGTACTttgtatatacttcgtatatcatTGTATTTGTATACGAAGAAATAGATTTAGTGCATTTTAGTGGTTAACATTTTATTGTAATTATTGTAAAATTATCCTTTAATTAAGTGAGACTatcataataattttaattttttaataaacaaattaattcattgataaaaattaatacgacatctacataaagatttaaatctaacaaatacatactaatcgaatcaaataaaaacttcctttCACCATAGCTGCTAacgtagtatatcaaacattatGTATACTCTCTTTTATATCGTTGTGATTTACAGCCTTCATTGACGAGGGGGTATATAGATctgtttctttggtaaagatttatACGAGATCGAAGAGGATGTCAAGctttcgactacaatcagacgaATTAAACGGAAATCATATTTTTCACGGCTACAATAGATCTATAGACTATCATAATAATTTACTTTACGACTTTCCGTATATATTTGCTCCAAATAGATAATAAGttataatttctaattaaagaAGAGAAAAGTCGCTCCATCTCACAATTATATATGTTTGATACTTGAGTTGAAACAACTACCCACCTTTTGTAGGTGGGTTCACAATTAtatatgtactccctccattttttttttttgttacgtttggacttttgcacgtttaataacgtataataaagattctttttcttttttattaagaatataaacccaagtaaaacctcaattcactaatcattacaacaaccaataagattgttttattcatcaaaatgaaccaatgaaggaaaagcacaaagattgctaacttaaaatacttggaaaattgtaaagaaatttaatgagttgagaAAATTGGatcaaataaaattaaaagatggcacaaaaaataatagtataataagtttataaaatgaAAGATTATGTCacgtaacaaaaaaaaaaaaaacggatgGAGTAGTATGTAATATGAAGTATATTGTCTCGAAATCAGGTCATACAAGATTTTTACATTACATGCATCTGTTACTCCTAATTCTATATATGTTTGATACTCGAATCAGTTTGACCGACACAGAGCTTAATGCaatgtaattgacttattatttaatttgatgGTAGTTGATattggagtatttttttaatatagatagtggaaaatgtgtGAATTTTTTAAAGGGGTAGtgaaaaattactattttttaatgtttttttagggATTAAGGATATAGGTGGGGTTCATGggtaattataatattaataaaaatttatcatttatagaaacaataCGAGTAATTCGTGACGACTTTATAAACAAAGCGGTGCGAATATTTCGGGACATATGGAGTACCGACCAGGGCCTAGGTACTCCTATCATTTAAGTATGGGCATGTATTAGCACttgttaatttaattaggaacccAATTAATGGAAATAGAAAAAGTATAATCTAACTTCTCTGCGCCTCACACAATAATAGAAAAAGGGATTTATAGCAAGGTACCGGattctatatttttattgtGTTTAAAATAGGCAGTAATTAacattctttgtttttagattgTGGTTTTGGATAATGggatcacaaattcttatttacatgaggtgtacgataaatattgtacaccgaagttaaagttgacgtaaaatgcttaaaagtcaccattatatatgtaaaagttatctactttttagtaataaatttttttattttaatcaaaaatatttatttaaaatcactaataatgtataaaattaatcatttaacacgttaaaatgtttatctactaactttttttttaatagtataaaagttagagaaaactgagtaaaagttagagaaaactgaattaaagttatgttggtgcacaataaatttattgtacaacttgtgtacgcaagaccttttgtaattGGATCCTCCGTTTTAGAATACTTGcgctattttaaattttttgtgcTGTGCATACATTTAATTTTAACCATATTTTCTTActaatatataaaaatcaaatgcaTTGTGTAATATGTTGTTAGATTAGTCTTGACGTTTATTTTTCAAATATCAAATCATACggtttttactaatataaaattacGTATATTTGCGACCAAATTAGTGCATTGGCAAATATGTTAGTTCAACTGTTGCAAGTATTTTGGAAAGGATGGAGTATATTTGAATGATTTGACATTTTGACATGATGTAACatatggattatttaattttaaaatgctTCATGATTCAAATCTTAACACTCTTCTTACTTGTGAGATTCGATGTAGGTTTATATGGTTTGACAGTTATTAGGAGGAGAGAGACAGAGCCTACTTCACAAAAGCATATGTAGGAGacttgtaataccccgaaattttaaactcgatttattaaaattaaaaatatttattaacttgagttcgttttaaataaattacgaataatcgaatttcgttattttaatcgtttttacgatttattttaaacgataaatttataaactgaaattatttatttttcgaacatttctatttttagcaatTTCTAAAAAGTACaaacaatttctgaattttgccaaaattgtgaatttattaaaaaaaaaaaggaaaattcatTTTCTGCTTTATTTCCTTGCTCCCCACGCACAAACCAGGAAGTCAAAacttcctctccttccctcaaatcAGTCCCCATACATTTGCTTGAGCCCCAAGGCCTTCCCCCTTCTAGAATCCTTCCCCAAAATTTACAAATTCCTTCAATTTCTGATACATTTCAATACCAAAATCAATTCACAAAACTGAGAAAATCATTCCCCCCTTATTTCCCCAATTGCTCGaaccaccactaccaccaccaacaacaaccaccGTACACCACCATTATCACCACCAGTCGCAACACCCTCAACCACCCTAACCACCTTCGCCCTCCAACACCACCGCACGCACCACCTCCTTCCCTCTCCTTCCCCTCGTCACACTCCCCTGCTCTCTCCCCTGCTTCTCTCCTTCGCCGAGCCACCAGGGCCACAACCACCACACCCCCATCACCACCTCGTTCCTCCGATAACCACCAGCAACCACGTCCGCCCTACTCCCGCCCAAAACCAACCGAAAAGCCTCACAAAACTCCTCGGTGTTTCGCCCCAACCGTGCCCTTTCTCCTTTTTTCTCGTCGTTCGGACACCCCAGACCAACCACCAAACCGTCGCAACCCTTCTGCGACGCCCAGCCATCCGCCGCTCCATCTCCTCGCAGCTCCCCCTCCCCTTCGTGCCTCCCCTGTTTCGGCCccccccctcccctgtttcgtaTTTCTTTTTCCCATAAATCCAAAACTAACGTTTTAAGTTAAACTCAAAAATTTAAAGTTGGGCCAAACCATTTTGGGCTTTGGGTAAGACCAGATCTGAGCTTTCATATTTTTAATTTGGCCATAGTTATGTTttaataagtttttataatctaattaattactaataaaattattgattatttttcaagtagaaaaatgtatatatatatttaattttcgattttctaaaataaagttACTAGCTTGcattaataaaaatgaaatttaaataatatttccatgaaaattttatttataaaaatttcTATGTATTTTGATCTAAAatttgattaataataataattcgttAAATTTCgagattatattttattaaaattcgttatttataaattcattacttataaaatttatgatttataaaatattgattttataattatttatcgatctagtactaattcaataatttattattttgaaagaaattggactcggagctcaggatgaacgaaccaacgaaaattcttagcaaatcgtggaagtgaggtaacggctattgctagtacccgcaatccccatataaatatgatttatgaaattatgacgttatgattgaatttatgaattaaatgttttgatgtgttttatggattgtgggatgaaatatgatttgattgaattgtttcctataatatgatttgatttagTTTTCGCATAAAATTATATTTATGcaatgctatgaaagaattgatattttattgatcccaggatcaaaatgatgttttatgagttaaatgagttatgttatttcaactgaaatacaagacaaggcttagtaaaatacataaaacatgataaatgaaattgaaagacctggtttgtctggcggtatataaactactatcttcctatctatcggtcatgcatgcaccacggacacctgtccacccatggattacgagcccaggctcccatggtttatgagcccaggctcagggcccaggcccatgttacgatgatgagctcaggctcttatgggcccaggcccagtggagaattccttcacggttcgtacttgccgacaactagcatgttaattaaaagtttatgaatgacgttttcattaaaagtttatgaatgaattaaatatgatgttttattaaatgttttacccattctattctccctgtgttattaaataaaatgaattgaaatgaatttacgctgctagaatagttcgttactgagtcttcggctcaccgttttgttttctgttttaggtactgatggggacgatggacacgagtagtggcgaggaatttcacgttaatattatccacctagtttatggTTACAGTtctaatagtttaatagttttaattaaagacttttggtaagttatgtactttcattttggtattataaaggattttatatatatatatatatatatatatatatatatatatatatatatatatatatatatatatatatatatatatatatatatatatatatatatatatatattggagtatttaatagcaaatgattgatgtttgccttgtaatttccaaaaaggaagttacggcaggtaatgtcccgaccaattaggttatttccgctgctaattatgctttaataattgaattagaggtcggggtgttacaagacTTCACCTTAAAAGCAATAAGTTATGGAGTACTCAACCCTTAATTAGCCTTGTCAAACAAATACCCCTCTTCTTAATTTTATCGATCAACGTGAGATATTCTATCACACGTGATGCTTTATTGATCAGATCTTAACACACAGTAGCGGATCCAGAAATTCGAGATAGTGGGGTAACTACTTAAAAATTGATGAAACTTTTACTAAAATtgtgtaatttttttaaaaaaaattgaaattttaactataaaaagagaagaaaaaaaaaattcaagtggTGTCAACTGTCAAGGACCCCACAAAGTGGTCCGTGGCTCCGCCACTGTTAACATATACGTAGAAGTGTGATGTATAGATCATTAATTCGAGCATGATGATCATTAAGCAACATGCATGGcatctattgtgaaacagataAGTATTATATTCAACGTGCATATTTGTTAtcattaaatataattaattaagagATAAGAAATAAAGGAGAACATTAAGAAACTTTCCTGGCGATGGAAAACTCGTAAGTGATGGGTGTAGTGTGAGGAAAATAATGTATACTGTATAGAGGACAAGAAGCACCTCTTGTAGCAAAGTAATGTTAGTAGTGATACCACGTAACAATATAGCACCCAAGCCAGCAAAGAAGAATGGAATCCAAGTGCCACTTAAAATAGTAATGACCTTTACCAAATGAAAACCCACTGCCAAATGAGTGTAACCCATATTTAATTTGCTTCTACAAgctatatatatacatatataatatatttgttCTTCGTTTAATGAAttctttattaaaataaaaaaaaataaaaaaatatgggGTCTTTGTTTGATCTGTTTTTTGTTGCTTCAATGCCTATATTGAAGGTTCTTTTGATTACTGCCTTAGGCTTATTTCTTGCTCTTAATCGAATCGATGTATTGGGAGAGACAGCCACACATGAACTCAACAAAGTACGTCCTTGTTCTTTCATCTATGTATAATCTTTTTTTCCTTCTTAGTTATATTAGTTACCGATCCTCCTTTGTTTGTTAATTTAGGTCGTGTTTTATGTTTTTGGACCTGCACTAGTAGGTAGCAACTTGGCTAAGACAGTCACCATTAAAAGCTTTCTTACCTTGTAAGTATTTTCTTACTTCCATCCTTTCCCATTTTGTTTCGTTATTTTATTCCTTGTTAAAAATACTCCGTTACACTACGTACGTAGttgtttcaagttataaatgtaCTCTATAGTTGAATCAATTCTCTTTTTTGTTTGGTGTTTTATGATAACAGATGGTTTATGTTAGTGAATGTCCTGCTTACATTTCTGTTGGGATCAGCAATGGGTTGGATACTTGCTAAACTTACAAAACCTCCAAAGCACGTAAAAGGCCTCATTTTGGCTTCTTGTTCTTCTGGTAATTTCTCTCGTCTTAATTACATAATTCCTACATTTTTGTTTGAAAACAAACTGTACTCCATTTGTTTCATAATACTCCTCACTTTTGCATTATGTGCAGTCTCCTTCCTCCATTTGTTCCTCGATCACTTTTCTATTATGTGGGTCTCCAATGTATTACGTTGACAACGAGATGAGCTTTTGCGTTACTTTGCTTAATTTGTATGTAAATGCATGTTTCTCTTTACTTTTGCCTTTATCACTTCACTGTACAACAAATTTAATTCGTATTCATACTCGTATATGATTTTCTTTTCTACGGTATTAATAGTCAGCTTTTGGTTTTTTGTTTTATGATTTTGAAAGTCATATGATATGATTGACTTAAGAACTAAAAGTTACTCAAAGTATACCTAATAGATATGAAGTATATTAATTTTcaaaactgacaacaaaaaaattgaaatatattttttgtagttttcatattttttattttctaagatTCAGAAAACTGGAAATAAAATAAACGATAACGAAGAGGCCCTTATTTGCTACCGTTGTTTATAAGTTGTAATTTTAGTATCTTTTTTCTCCACCGAGTATAGAGTGGTTTTGAGAGTTTAATAATTCATCAGTAATCAAGCATTTTTACGTTACTCCTCTGCTTCTTTAAAGATTCTTGTTATCATAAAATCTCTATGCATGCGAAAAGGGGAAAAAGGaatcttatcatcatattcAAATTTAGTAAAAAGAATTAGCCCACAGCAATTGCCCAATTTCAAAGATAGTTGAAAACAGGGCGGCGATAGCCCAATATGTCTTTTGCCCTGCCAAATATAAGTTGTTGTGTACTGGTagcttttgtttcttttttgtgAATGATCGAGCCACAAGGGAAGTACAAATCAAATGGGGTAGGAGATTTGAGTTGAGATAAGTTGCATACACAAATGACAAATGCCATTGAAATGTTGCGTGTGCATTACACAAGCAACTTTAGACAGACCTCATATATACAAGTTAATTACAGTCGATCTGAAACAGGAAACCTTGGGAATATGCCTATCATCATTCTCCCCGCAATGTGCAAAGAGAAAGGTAGTCCGTTTGGAGCAGCTGATGTATGCGAGCGCTATGGTCTGGCTTATGCTTCACTTTCCATGGCGGTATATTACTACATTCGAGGGGATACTAAACCCAGAATATTATATATTGTAGTCGATTGATTGATTAACAAAGAAGCTCCTGATGTTtatgtattttgatttttgacaaATATTTCAGATTGGGTCCGTATACTTTTGGCTATATGCTTACAACATTGTTAGGATCTCTTCCAAGGAAGCAATAGCTAACACTGGTGTGATTGCCGAAACATTTGTACTGAATGTCCAGCCAGAAACAGAACCACCCTTACAGTCTTCAGAGTTTTCTCTTCAAGTTCCGCGCCTTTTCAACATTTTTCTTTTGGCTAATCCTTATCTCATGATTCCATCATATAAGAGACTGAGATTAATTCTTGTTAACGTAACAGATTAAATCATCATCCAGGATAAAACAATGCTTAAGGATCATCTCCCAAGAATTCAACCTTAAGGCGGTATTAGCACCTTCAACTATAGGAGCGGTATGTATAATGTATAATTTATCATCTTAATTTGAACTGTATATCAAGTAATTTGATATGCTACTGATGAACACCGATCTTACCCTTTTTTTCCTTCAATTTTGATTTAGATGGTTGGATTTATTATTGGGACGATATCTCCACTTCGTAAGCTTCTAATGGACAATGTTGCTACTCTCCATGTTGTTGGAGACACAAGTTTCATGATTGGGTATGTAAGCTAAGAATACTTGCTCTGCCACCTTTACAGAAACAGTTAtggttttttcttgtttttgttaacaattttgaataatGTTGTACTTGATTCACAGAGATGCGGCCATCCCATGTACTACCTTAATTCTCGGAGCCAACCTTCTGAGAGGTAACCTCATACTTGATGTAAAAACTTGCTTTGTAGGTAACTTGGTAAGTTTTTCATAAAGAAAATTGGTTTTTTTGTTTCAGGTTTAAAGGGATCAGGAATTCAAGTTAGTGCAGTTATGGGAATAATCGCAGTTCGGTACATTTTCCTACCAGTGCTGGGCATTCTTATCGTCAAGGGAGCTGTTGTAGCTGGCTTTGTCCAATCTCATGATATATTCTTTCAGTTTGTTCTTCTCCTTCAATATGCCCTCCCACCGGCAGTGAGCATCGGTATGCAACAAACAATGTCATTAATTATCATCTTaccattaatcattaatttcaTTATGCTCTGGATTACAGTTATTCAGTATAACAAACTCTGTAAACTCTAATGATGGGTTTTTGAAGCTCACTACAGGAACAGTGACAGAACTGTTTGGAGCAGGTCAGAAAGAATGTTCAGTCATCATGCTATGGACTAATGTTTTAGCACCAGTTACACTCACTCTTTGGTGCACCTTCTTCCTCTGGTTTCTGTCTTAACCAGTCATGACGCTTTTCAGAACTGAATCGCTTTCTCTTTAAACAACTTACAGCGCCTGACTAGTGGAAGTATGAAACTATGTACTAATGCACTAGGCATTTCTTAGAACCTGCAGGAGAGTGGATACCATAATACAGAAAGTAATATCAAGATAACTCCAGCAAAATATATTACTACACCATTTTGATACCTCTACCTTAGTAATAAGCATTTGGATGCTCAATTGTATTAATAGTACAATGCTTTGACATCACAAAAATGATAAACTGACAAATATTTTAAGACATGAGTAAATAACATTTTCATTTATAACTTTTGTTCAAATTAATGATACAATATTGGTATGGATGACAATGAAGGGCTGAAGGTTACAACAAAGGGCGGGTGCAGTGTCTAATGTACATATATGATACTATATACAATCAACACAAAACAGAATGATTTAAAGAATTTTCAGCTCAAGATTGGCATGGCCAACCCTTTCTTTGTGCCTTTCAAACAAGTCTTGTAGCGCCTCAACATACTGGCTATGAACTTCCGAGATCTGCAAAAACGTGGAAGAAATTATCTGATTTCTGTTAAGTGTAAGTTAAGTACATGATGATATTATATGGAATTTGATGGACAACATATATTGAACTCAATTTTTCAACAAGGACTCAAATCACCCTAACTCAATCAAATGTGAATAACACTTTATTTCGTAACAATACAGGATAATTAGAAATTCAAAGCATAAGTAACATTCTCGCAACCACGTTTATCAAACTTCGCATATTATTAGTAAACATTGCTAAATTGGTCACAGTTGTTGAACGGAAGCAAAAGGCAGAGATGAGCCACAGATGATTTGCCAATGCAGTAGAATCCATACCTCATCCATGGTGGGCTGTGGATTTTGTTTGACATCGATTGGTCGACCAACCACAACATGCATTGGAACCCGATTAGGCAATGGAGATCTGCAAATAAATATAAGCTTGATTACGTAAAAACAGAGCCAAATATTAAACCCACAAAATAGTTTTACACCAGTGTTTATAAAAGTCCCAGCCAACCATCCACGGCGAGATATTTAACAATGAACTACGTAATGTTTCATTGAAGTTAGTTCTTC
This genomic stretch from Spinacia oleracea cultivar Varoflay chromosome 3, BTI_SOV_V1, whole genome shotgun sequence harbors:
- the LOC110789207 gene encoding protein PIN-LIKES 3 yields the protein MGSLFDLFFVASMPILKVLLITALGLFLALNRIDVLGETATHELNKVVFYVFGPALVGSNLAKTVTIKSFLTLWFMLVNVLLTFLLGSAMGWILAKLTKPPKHVKGLILASCSSGNLGNMPIIILPAMCKEKGSPFGAADVCERYGLAYASLSMAIGSVYFWLYAYNIVRISSKEAIANTGVIAETFVLNVQPETEPPLQSSEFSLQIKSSSRIKQCLRIISQEFNLKAVLAPSTIGAMVGFIIGTISPLRKLLMDNVATLHVVGDTSFMIGDAAIPCTTLILGANLLRGLKGSGIQVSAVMGIIAVRYIFLPVLGILIVKGAVVAGFVQSHDIFFQFVLLLQYALPPAVSIGTVTELFGAGQKECSVIMLWTNVLAPVTLTLWCTFFLWFLS